In the Candidatus Electrothrix rattekaaiensis genome, one interval contains:
- a CDS encoding CPBP family glutamic-type intramembrane protease, translated as MPEHLKNNLLKGYQTSPLREIRLSLVLTLLLALIALPLGYLGSLYSFQMLDERTACIAFFALFFFPALLEESFFRGILIPNNTKQRGARLILFFTLLSATLFTLWHPLNALTINPGAQTLFCDPYFLVIVFCLGIVCSLSYILSRSLWVPIIIHWLTVVVWVIFLGGRNLLLK; from the coding sequence ATGCCCGAACACCTCAAAAACAATCTGCTCAAGGGGTACCAAACATCCCCACTCCGGGAAATAAGGCTCTCTTTGGTACTGACACTGCTCTTGGCCCTTATAGCCCTCCCCCTTGGATACCTAGGCTCTCTCTATTCCTTCCAGATGCTCGATGAACGAACTGCCTGCATTGCCTTCTTTGCCCTGTTTTTTTTTCCTGCCCTGTTGGAAGAATCTTTTTTTCGCGGTATCCTGATCCCCAACAACACCAAGCAACGGGGGGCAAGACTGATCCTGTTTTTTACCCTGCTCAGCGCGACCCTGTTCACCCTCTGGCACCCTCTCAATGCCTTAACGATAAATCCAGGAGCTCAGACATTATTTTGCGACCCATATTTTCTTGTCATTGTCTTTTGCTTGGGTATCGTATGCAGCCTATCATATATCCTTTCCCGATCCCTTTGGGTGCCGATTATCATCCACTGGTTGACCGTAGTGGTCTGGGTTATTTTTCTCGGCGGTAGAAATCTTCTATTGAAATAA
- a CDS encoding type II toxin-antitoxin system PemK/MazF family toxin, which translates to MAQYIPEKGDFVALTFDPQSGHEQKGRRPALIISNKVFNKATGLAIACPVTNTCRGIPFHVAVPETSSLTGYIMVEQVKSIDYRSRCVKLIEKAPTDTQAEVLAILDACIYQDG; encoded by the coding sequence ATGGCTCAGTATATTCCAGAAAAAGGAGATTTCGTTGCCCTGACCTTTGACCCGCAGTCAGGACACGAACAAAAAGGTCGTCGACCGGCACTGATTATCAGCAATAAGGTGTTCAACAAGGCGACCGGTCTTGCCATTGCCTGTCCCGTCACCAACACCTGTCGCGGCATCCCTTTTCATGTCGCAGTGCCTGAAACTTCGTCCTTAACCGGCTACATAATGGTGGAGCAGGTCAAATCGATTGATTACAGAAGCCGTTGCGTTAAGCTGATAGAAAAGGCACCGACCGACACCCAGGCGGAAGTTCTTGCCATTCTGGATGCCTGCATCTATCAGGATGGTTGA
- a CDS encoding AbrB/MazE/SpoVT family DNA-binding domain-containing protein produces MLSKVQKWGNSQGIRIPKYLLEHSRIKIGEEVDISLHEGKIIVEPVRTIRGKYDINELAGRMPQKYTVDEEDWGAPVGREEW; encoded by the coding sequence ATGCTGTCCAAAGTTCAGAAGTGGGGTAACAGTCAGGGGATACGGATTCCTAAGTATCTGCTCGAGCATTCCCGAATAAAGATCGGCGAGGAAGTGGACATCTCGCTTCATGAAGGGAAAATTATTGTCGAACCGGTCAGGACAATACGCGGAAAATATGACATCAATGAGTTGGCAGGAAGAATGCCGCAGAAATACACTGTGGATGAAGAAGACTGGGGTGCTCCTGTTGGACGCGAGGAATGGTGA
- a CDS encoding efflux RND transporter permease subunit, which translates to MKNFLAAFASNTVFANIVLLMIMVGGIMALSTMRRENFPEFSVDKIMIRVAYPGADPEEVEEGIVLKIEEALEGVEGIKQYTTTAAENMGSALVDVREGSDITEVLDDVKSNIDAVSTFPVDAEKPVVTEVTMRNSVVLLALSGRMSEKQLKAQAERLKDEIRSLDGISQVDTFGTRDYEISIEVSEEQLRRYGLTFAQVSEAVRRSSINLHGGTLRTEEEEIRLRTVGRKYTGEELAEIIVRADASGELLRLGQLATIRDSFTEDPIISEVNDEPAAFVMVFKTQEEDAIHIADTVQQYVEEKQTLLPPGAHLEIFYDNTRALRARINLLTRNGIVGLILVFCLLWLFLDLRLAFWSGMGIPISLSGAMFILWYMGETMNMISLFGVIMVLGIVVDDAIVVGEAIYVHRRKGQSPLRAAVEGVTEVAMPVFAAVTTTVVAFIPLAFVGGVMGKFIEILPTVVIASLLVSLWECLLLLPAHLSHLPDLNRPAPKWNPLYQLQRLVRAALELFINRIYIPFLAWALNWRYIFLALSIASLLLAAGLVQGGLVKFQVFPKTDSFVVTANVSFPDGTPLDVTLQALKRIEQAFLRVAGRTQTVSGDPLIEQRMILVGQSLSSLQRGQTGSHLGSVQFIMLPEEKRGVHSNDLMVAWEEESGSVAGAKSLTFEGESHGPGGAELEFWIQGNKMPDIIAASEQVQEKLRSYSGVVQIRSDNTPGKNEFRLTLKPEARALGLTVEDLALQVNAGFYGREAFRVQRGQDDIRVKVRYTQEERSRITDFQQMRIRTSGGQEVPLLSVADMEFGPGFSVITRTDGLRRVAVTADVDPKRANAQEVFADLAVFFQQLEQRYPGLHVSTQGEKKNMRESFAPLKVTVPLAVLGIFVIVATVFRSYIQPLVILVSIPFGIIGAILAHLLLGYDLSMMSMFGMVALTGVVVNDAIVLIERINENLAEGMSFHNAVLKGGARRFRAILLTSVSTVGGLAPLIMETDMQAQFLIPMALSLAGGVVGSTVLTLVLIPSLLAIVNDGRRVIGRLQTGIWLEREALEPAAARRVDRME; encoded by the coding sequence ATGAAAAATTTTCTTGCAGCCTTTGCCTCGAATACGGTCTTTGCCAATATCGTTCTACTGATGATCATGGTGGGCGGCATCATGGCCCTGTCCACCATGCGACGGGAAAATTTTCCAGAATTCTCTGTTGATAAAATAATGATCCGGGTTGCGTATCCCGGTGCCGACCCGGAGGAGGTGGAAGAGGGGATTGTCCTGAAGATTGAGGAGGCCCTGGAAGGTGTTGAGGGGATCAAACAGTACACCACTACGGCTGCCGAGAATATGGGGTCAGCCCTGGTGGATGTCCGGGAGGGGAGCGATATCACCGAGGTCCTTGATGATGTAAAATCCAATATTGATGCTGTTTCCACTTTTCCGGTTGATGCGGAAAAACCGGTGGTCACGGAAGTGACCATGCGCAATTCCGTGGTACTGCTGGCCCTGTCCGGCAGGATGTCCGAAAAACAGCTCAAGGCCCAGGCGGAACGCCTGAAGGATGAGATTCGTTCCTTGGACGGTATTTCGCAGGTGGATACCTTCGGCACTCGTGATTACGAGATTTCCATCGAGGTTTCCGAAGAGCAGCTTCGCCGCTACGGACTGACCTTTGCTCAAGTGTCCGAGGCAGTGCGCCGATCCAGCATCAATCTGCACGGGGGCACCCTGCGCACTGAAGAGGAAGAAATCCGCCTCCGCACGGTGGGACGGAAGTATACCGGAGAGGAACTGGCTGAAATTATTGTGCGGGCAGATGCCTCGGGTGAGCTGCTTCGGCTTGGGCAGTTGGCGACCATTCGGGACAGCTTTACCGAAGACCCGATCATCTCCGAGGTAAACGACGAACCTGCCGCCTTTGTCATGGTTTTTAAAACCCAAGAGGAGGATGCCATCCATATTGCCGACACTGTCCAGCAATACGTAGAAGAGAAGCAGACCCTGCTGCCTCCGGGGGCGCATCTGGAAATTTTTTATGATAACACAAGGGCATTGCGGGCTCGAATCAATCTGTTGACCAGAAACGGAATAGTGGGGCTGATCCTAGTGTTCTGTCTTCTCTGGCTTTTTCTTGATCTCCGTCTCGCCTTCTGGAGCGGCATGGGAATCCCTATCTCTCTTTCCGGAGCCATGTTCATTCTCTGGTACATGGGCGAAACAATGAACATGATTTCTCTGTTTGGGGTCATCATGGTGCTCGGCATTGTGGTGGACGATGCCATTGTGGTGGGCGAAGCCATTTACGTTCATCGGAGAAAGGGGCAGTCTCCCTTGCGGGCCGCAGTGGAGGGCGTTACCGAGGTTGCCATGCCGGTGTTTGCGGCCGTGACCACTACGGTGGTGGCCTTTATTCCGCTGGCCTTTGTCGGCGGGGTCATGGGGAAATTTATTGAGATCCTGCCCACCGTGGTTATTGCCAGTCTGCTGGTTTCCCTCTGGGAATGTCTCCTCCTACTGCCTGCCCATCTCAGTCATCTTCCGGACTTGAATCGCCCCGCTCCCAAATGGAATCCTTTATATCAGCTCCAGCGGCTTGTCCGGGCTGCGCTTGAACTCTTTATCAATCGAATATATATTCCCTTTCTTGCCTGGGCCTTGAATTGGCGGTATATCTTTCTCGCTCTCTCTATTGCCTCTCTTCTGCTGGCTGCGGGATTGGTTCAGGGCGGGTTGGTCAAATTTCAGGTCTTTCCGAAAACAGACAGTTTTGTGGTCACAGCTAATGTTTCCTTTCCTGATGGAACGCCGCTGGACGTGACGCTTCAGGCGTTGAAAAGGATTGAGCAGGCTTTTCTCCGGGTGGCCGGTCGCACGCAAACGGTGAGCGGTGACCCCTTGATTGAACAGCGGATGATCCTAGTCGGTCAGAGCCTGAGTTCCTTGCAGCGGGGACAGACAGGATCGCATCTCGGCTCGGTCCAGTTCATCATGCTTCCCGAAGAAAAACGAGGGGTGCATTCAAACGACCTCATGGTCGCCTGGGAAGAGGAAAGCGGTTCCGTTGCCGGGGCAAAATCATTGACCTTTGAAGGAGAATCACACGGGCCGGGCGGTGCAGAGCTGGAGTTCTGGATTCAGGGAAACAAAATGCCGGATATTATCGCCGCTTCCGAGCAGGTCCAGGAAAAATTGCGCAGCTACAGCGGGGTTGTTCAGATACGTTCCGATAATACTCCGGGGAAAAATGAATTTCGCCTGACCCTCAAACCGGAGGCTAGGGCACTGGGTTTGACGGTTGAGGATTTGGCCTTACAGGTCAATGCTGGTTTTTACGGGAGAGAGGCGTTTCGGGTGCAGCGGGGGCAGGATGATATTCGGGTGAAGGTGCGTTATACGCAGGAAGAGCGAAGCCGGATCACGGATTTTCAGCAGATGCGCATCCGTACTTCCGGCGGGCAGGAAGTGCCCCTGCTTTCCGTGGCGGATATGGAATTCGGGCCGGGATTTTCCGTCATTACCCGCACTGACGGTCTGCGTCGAGTGGCGGTCACTGCGGATGTGGACCCGAAACGGGCCAATGCCCAGGAAGTCTTTGCTGATCTGGCTGTTTTTTTTCAGCAGCTTGAGCAGCGGTACCCAGGTCTGCACGTTTCCACCCAGGGGGAAAAGAAAAATATGCGGGAATCTTTTGCCCCGCTCAAAGTCACTGTGCCCTTGGCCGTGCTAGGGATTTTTGTTATCGTGGCCACGGTTTTTCGTTCCTATATCCAGCCCCTGGTTATCCTGGTGAGCATCCCTTTCGGTATTATCGGAGCTATTCTGGCCCATCTCCTGCTGGGCTATGATCTGTCAATGATGTCCATGTTCGGTATGGTCGCCCTGACCGGAGTGGTGGTCAACGACGCCATTGTTCTTATCGAGCGTATTAATGAAAATTTGGCCGAAGGTATGTCTTTTCATAATGCGGTGCTCAAGGGAGGGGCACGCCGTTTTCGCGCCATCCTTCTGACTTCCGTCTCCACGGTAGGCGGGCTGGCTCCCTTGATTATGGAGACTGATATGCAGGCCCAGTTCCTTATTCCAATGGCCCTGTCCCTGGCAGGCGGGGTTGTCGGATCGACTGTCCTGACCTTGGTACTGATCCCCAGCCTGTTGGCAATCGTCAACGACGGCCGCCGGGTGATCGGACGTTTGCAGACCGGTATATGGTTGGAACGCGAGGCGCTGGAACCTGCCGCTGCGAGAAGGGTGGATCGGATGGAATAA
- a CDS encoding transglutaminase-like domain-containing protein, with amino-acid sequence MTLPPFFSGAILLFWGWQTGLILFALPMAVILEGSRYVQTKWDLSLSEFNRITDICTILLAGLAVFLLTTDAARVAMKVLKWLPAICFPLFAAQVYSVAGRVDMRSLMLLARNKAVASDNKPRTIDIAPPYAALCLLAAGTGNVKDGSFFIGLLLFTAWALWPQRSKRFSPALWFLLLALIGGAGFAGQVGVYHLQKVAMKMVSNWWLAKNSDPFKRSTSMGDIGELKLSDRIVFRVTPGDKPFQPVLLRESSYNLYRGTTWHASPAQFSNVTAENDQTTWNLQAAPGSGKSFTIWSPLANEKGMLTLPLGTYQLRNLPVTILKKTPLGAVKVEDGPGLIGYQVRYNLDITGDLPPSEKDLIVPSEELPAIQQIIKELHLQSTKPEEILPVLADFFENEFNYSLKLRAAEQGRTSLATFLLTSRAGHCEYFATATVLILRAYGIPARYATGWSAHEPSKLGEQIVVRARHAHAWTVVYMNGVWRNLDTTSSSWIEIEDAAASNMHFLQDLWSFMIFKFSQWRWGTEEGVLKKWWWILLIPLVIILARRLQAGKKIRRVQTGAKNKSELSLEKDGPFYRIEQRLNELGFERNPWEPPLSWVQRMSLTGSLEIISDSLHSCLCLYYQGRFGKKGLTAPQQAQLEKEVDVVLKQLQGELWMNKGKEEIE; translated from the coding sequence ATGACCCTTCCTCCCTTCTTCTCCGGTGCAATCCTCCTCTTCTGGGGCTGGCAGACCGGCCTCATCCTCTTCGCCCTTCCAATGGCAGTGATTCTCGAAGGGTCGAGATACGTTCAAACAAAATGGGATCTCTCCCTGTCTGAGTTTAATCGAATCACTGATATCTGCACAATCCTGCTGGCAGGTTTAGCTGTTTTCCTTCTCACAACCGATGCTGCTAGGGTTGCGATGAAAGTCCTTAAATGGTTGCCTGCAATCTGTTTTCCTCTGTTCGCTGCCCAGGTATACAGTGTGGCAGGAAGAGTTGACATGCGATCTCTGATGCTCCTTGCCCGCAATAAAGCAGTTGCATCAGATAATAAACCCAGAACGATAGATATAGCTCCTCCCTATGCCGCTCTTTGCCTGCTTGCGGCTGGGACTGGTAACGTGAAAGACGGAAGCTTCTTTATCGGCTTGCTTCTGTTTACAGCATGGGCACTTTGGCCGCAGCGATCCAAACGTTTTTCCCCAGCCCTGTGGTTTTTGCTCCTGGCACTCATTGGAGGGGCAGGATTTGCTGGCCAAGTCGGGGTGTACCATCTCCAAAAAGTGGCCATGAAAATGGTCAGCAATTGGTGGCTTGCTAAAAACAGCGATCCGTTTAAACGAAGTACCTCAATGGGTGATATCGGAGAACTCAAGCTCTCTGACCGGATTGTTTTCCGGGTCACGCCTGGTGACAAACCCTTTCAGCCGGTCCTGTTGCGGGAATCAAGCTATAACCTGTATCGCGGCACAACCTGGCACGCATCTCCGGCACAGTTTTCCAATGTCACAGCAGAAAACGATCAAACGACCTGGAACCTTCAAGCAGCTCCGGGGAGCGGTAAGTCATTCACGATCTGGAGTCCACTCGCCAATGAGAAAGGGATGCTCACCTTGCCTCTGGGAACTTATCAATTACGAAATCTTCCTGTAACGATCTTAAAAAAGACTCCTTTGGGGGCTGTTAAGGTCGAAGATGGTCCTGGCTTGATCGGCTATCAGGTACGCTATAATTTAGATATAACCGGAGACTTGCCACCATCAGAAAAAGATCTGATTGTTCCTTCAGAAGAATTGCCTGCGATCCAGCAGATCATAAAGGAGCTGCATCTCCAATCCACGAAGCCTGAAGAAATACTCCCGGTGCTCGCTGATTTTTTTGAGAATGAGTTCAATTATTCCCTAAAGTTGCGGGCTGCTGAACAAGGAAGAACCTCATTAGCAACCTTTTTACTTACCTCCCGTGCTGGCCACTGCGAATACTTTGCTACAGCGACAGTCCTGATCCTCCGTGCCTATGGCATCCCGGCCCGTTACGCCACAGGATGGTCCGCCCATGAACCGAGCAAGTTAGGAGAGCAAATCGTGGTACGTGCTCGGCATGCCCATGCCTGGACTGTGGTATACATGAACGGGGTATGGCGTAATCTGGACACCACTTCTTCTTCCTGGATTGAGATAGAAGATGCAGCTGCCTCCAATATGCATTTTCTCCAGGATCTTTGGTCATTCATGATCTTTAAATTTTCCCAATGGCGCTGGGGAACCGAGGAGGGGGTATTGAAAAAATGGTGGTGGATCCTTCTTATTCCACTTGTGATTATTCTTGCCAGAAGACTCCAGGCTGGCAAAAAAATTCGCCGAGTACAAACAGGTGCCAAAAACAAATCAGAACTGAGTCTGGAAAAAGATGGGCCATTTTACCGGATTGAGCAACGTTTGAATGAGTTAGGTTTTGAACGGAATCCCTGGGAGCCTCCCCTCAGCTGGGTTCAGCGTATGAGTCTAACAGGATCTCTGGAGATAATTTCTGATAGCCTTCACTCCTGTCTTTGCCTCTACTATCAAGGGCGATTCGGCAAAAAAGGACTGACAGCTCCACAGCAGGCTCAGTTAGAAAAAGAGGTTGATGTGGTGCTGAAACAACTTCAGGGAGAGCTTTGGATGAATAAAGGAAAGGAAGAGATTGAGTGA
- a CDS encoding PilT/PilU family type 4a pilus ATPase — protein sequence MKQPETAYWVAAMLGTKKGVSDLNITVGKSLQVEINGALTPVEVEPPVEKLTPFQTEVFALNLINGNQRLLGDLVRTGSCDLSYVLGEGARFRVNIFTQKSYYSSVLRKLETTIPSIEDFGFPPCFYEMAEERNGLILFTGGTGTGKTTSLASILNQINKTRSVHLITLEDPIEYVHPHKKATFNQREQGDDFDTFASGLRAALRQAPKVILVGEIRDRETLEIALTAAETGHVVFSSLHTIDAGQTLNRIIGMFEHDEQEQIRVRLADTIRWVVSQRLLPKVGGGRVASQEILHSSLRVTDILLNGEDVAAEKTFYNVIQEGSTLSMKTFDQDILDLFTRGLIDEKAAMTYCTNRSVIKRGMDNIKAARGESTTDISGLAMEQEEEEDA from the coding sequence ATGAAACAGCCGGAAACCGCCTACTGGGTCGCCGCCATGCTGGGCACAAAAAAAGGCGTATCCGACCTGAATATTACGGTGGGCAAAAGCCTCCAGGTAGAAATCAACGGTGCGTTGACACCTGTTGAAGTGGAGCCGCCCGTGGAAAAACTCACTCCGTTTCAGACCGAGGTCTTCGCCCTGAATTTGATTAACGGCAACCAACGCCTGCTCGGCGATTTGGTGCGGACAGGCTCCTGCGATCTTTCCTATGTGCTGGGAGAGGGAGCACGTTTCAGGGTGAATATTTTTACCCAGAAGAGCTATTATTCTTCTGTCCTGCGAAAGCTGGAAACCACGATCCCCTCTATCGAGGATTTTGGCTTTCCACCCTGTTTCTATGAGATGGCGGAAGAGCGCAACGGCCTTATCCTCTTTACTGGCGGAACCGGAACCGGTAAGACCACTTCGTTGGCCTCTATCTTAAACCAGATCAATAAGACCCGATCAGTGCATCTTATTACCCTGGAAGACCCGATTGAGTATGTCCATCCCCATAAAAAGGCGACCTTTAATCAGCGGGAGCAGGGCGATGACTTTGATACCTTTGCCAGCGGCCTGCGGGCGGCTCTGCGTCAGGCCCCCAAGGTGATTCTGGTCGGAGAGATCCGTGATCGGGAAACCTTGGAAATAGCCCTGACTGCGGCGGAAACCGGCCATGTGGTGTTTTCCTCGCTCCATACTATTGATGCGGGCCAAACCCTGAACCGTATTATCGGTATGTTCGAGCATGATGAGCAGGAGCAGATCCGGGTTCGCCTAGCCGACACCATCCGCTGGGTGGTCAGTCAGCGTCTTCTGCCCAAGGTCGGGGGAGGACGTGTGGCCTCGCAGGAGATTCTTCACAGCAGCCTGCGGGTCACGGATATCCTGCTGAACGGCGAAGATGTTGCGGCGGAAAAGACCTTTTATAATGTCATTCAGGAAGGGAGCACCCTGAGTATGAAGACCTTTGACCAGGATATATTGGATCTTTTTACTAGAGGGTTGATTGATGAAAAGGCGGCTATGACCTACTGCACCAATCGCAGTGTGATCAAGCGGGGTATGGATAATATTAAAGCGGCCCGTGGCGAGAGCACAACCGACATTTCCGGGTTGGCCATGGAACAAGAAGAAGAAGAGGACGCATAA
- a CDS encoding type II toxin-antitoxin system RelE/ParE family toxin, with amino-acid sequence MNVKFEARFSKDLRRIKDGSLLKRIKELIVSCQEAESLAEIRQVKKLKGYDTFYRVRIGNYRIGVELVQDELVFVRCLHRKEVYRYFPR; translated from the coding sequence ATGAACGTCAAGTTTGAAGCGCGATTCTCAAAAGACCTGCGGCGCATCAAGGACGGCAGCCTGCTGAAAAGGATCAAAGAACTGATCGTGTCTTGCCAAGAGGCAGAAAGTCTGGCTGAGATCAGGCAGGTGAAGAAGCTCAAAGGGTACGACACGTTTTATCGGGTTCGAATAGGTAATTACAGGATAGGGGTGGAACTTGTTCAAGACGAGCTTGTCTTTGTCCGCTGCCTGCATCGGAAAGAAGTGTACAGGTATTTTCCGCGATAG
- a CDS encoding 30S ribosomal protein S1: MTDSGIQPAFAAEEDGMEDISFAELFEQEDNNTVINVQEVAIGTVVDLNSDAVLIDVGDKAESYIAIGEFRREDPDREIKIGDQFEVFIEKRKEEGGLLLSREKAIAIKVWEKIATIQEEDGTIEGRIDNRVKGGMSVDIGVPAFLPYSQIDLRPVKDLDALIGESFEFKILKFNRKRNNVVISRRAILEDQRSQLREQMRATLEEGQTICGAITNITDYGLFIDLGGMDGLCHITDLSWGRVSHPSKLYTVGEEIEVKVLKYDQDSDRVSLGVKQLKSDPWEMVPDTYPTGARVSGKVVSITDYGAFVELEEGVEGLVHISEMSWSKKPRHPSKIVSVGSEIDVQVLKVEAETKRISLGMKQLQPNPWDLVEESYPIGAVIEGKIKNITDFGVFIGIEEGIDGLIHVSDLSWTERIKHPSEKYAKGEAIQAVVLKIDKENERFSLGVKQLEPDPWQAAVSNYPTGSLVEGKITNITDFGVFVQLEEGIEGLVHVSEISREKIKTPVGMFNVGDILKTAVINVSAADRKIGLSLKALEEDGGEESTESNTQEAPQKQQQAATKASSGPSTFGDLLKAAASTEEEKKEEEEEEESSDK, from the coding sequence ATGACTGACAGTGGAATTCAGCCCGCATTTGCGGCAGAAGAAGATGGCATGGAAGATATCAGCTTTGCTGAACTCTTCGAACAAGAAGACAACAATACAGTGATCAATGTTCAGGAGGTGGCGATCGGAACAGTCGTTGACCTGAACAGCGATGCGGTACTCATTGACGTTGGTGATAAGGCGGAAAGCTATATCGCTATTGGAGAATTCCGTAGAGAAGATCCTGATCGCGAGATTAAAATTGGTGATCAATTTGAAGTCTTCATTGAAAAGAGGAAAGAAGAGGGAGGCCTGCTGCTTTCCCGCGAAAAGGCCATTGCCATTAAAGTCTGGGAAAAGATCGCCACTATCCAGGAAGAAGACGGCACTATTGAAGGACGCATCGACAACAGGGTTAAGGGTGGTATGTCTGTTGATATCGGTGTTCCCGCGTTCCTGCCGTATTCTCAGATAGACCTGCGTCCGGTGAAAGATTTGGATGCTCTTATCGGCGAAAGCTTTGAATTTAAAATCCTCAAGTTCAACCGTAAGCGGAATAACGTGGTTATTTCCCGTCGAGCTATCCTGGAAGACCAGCGTTCGCAATTGCGCGAGCAGATGCGGGCGACCTTGGAAGAGGGCCAGACCATTTGCGGTGCTATCACCAATATTACTGATTACGGTCTATTTATCGATCTGGGCGGCATGGACGGACTCTGTCATATCACCGATCTGTCTTGGGGCCGGGTTTCTCATCCCTCTAAGCTGTACACTGTGGGCGAGGAGATCGAGGTTAAAGTCCTCAAGTACGACCAGGATTCCGACCGTGTTTCTCTCGGTGTCAAGCAGCTCAAGTCTGATCCGTGGGAGATGGTTCCTGATACCTATCCGACAGGCGCAAGAGTCAGCGGCAAGGTTGTTTCCATCACCGATTACGGTGCCTTTGTTGAGCTGGAGGAAGGCGTGGAAGGACTTGTGCATATTTCCGAGATGAGCTGGTCCAAAAAACCGCGTCACCCATCCAAGATTGTCAGCGTCGGCTCTGAGATTGATGTACAGGTGCTGAAGGTGGAAGCCGAGACCAAGCGTATCTCTCTCGGTATGAAACAGCTCCAGCCCAACCCTTGGGATCTGGTGGAAGAGAGCTACCCCATCGGAGCAGTTATTGAAGGAAAGATAAAAAATATCACAGATTTCGGTGTTTTTATCGGGATCGAAGAGGGCATTGACGGTCTGATCCACGTTTCTGATCTTTCTTGGACCGAGCGGATTAAGCATCCTTCGGAAAAGTATGCTAAAGGGGAAGCTATTCAGGCTGTTGTGCTGAAGATCGACAAAGAGAACGAGCGGTTTTCTCTCGGTGTCAAACAGCTGGAGCCAGACCCTTGGCAGGCAGCGGTGAGTAATTATCCCACCGGCAGCTTGGTTGAAGGAAAAATTACCAATATTACAGATTTCGGCGTTTTTGTTCAGCTGGAAGAGGGTATTGAGGGCTTGGTGCATGTTTCTGAAATCAGCCGTGAAAAAATCAAAACCCCGGTTGGGATGTTCAACGTAGGGGATATATTGAAGACGGCTGTTATTAATGTATCTGCTGCTGATCGCAAAATCGGTCTTTCTCTCAAAGCCTTGGAAGAGGACGGGGGAGAAGAAAGTACGGAGAGCAATACCCAGGAAGCTCCTCAGAAGCAACAGCAGGCAGCGACTAAAGCCAGCTCAGGGCCTTCTACCTTTGGCGATCTGCTCAAGGCTGCTGCCAGTACCGAGGAAGAAAAAAAGGAAGAGGAAGAGGAAGAGGAATCTTCCGATAAATAA
- a CDS encoding HU family DNA-binding protein, whose translation MLKRELVSEVTEQLGGYYKQDVAQAVDIILENITQALTEGRRVEIRGFGSFSVRTRKPRTTKNPKTGKMMDIPARKTLHFTMSKSLKEVLIEE comes from the coding sequence ATGCTCAAGCGTGAATTGGTAAGTGAGGTTACTGAGCAGTTAGGCGGCTACTATAAACAAGATGTAGCTCAGGCTGTCGACATTATACTGGAAAATATAACTCAAGCTCTGACGGAAGGGCGACGGGTTGAAATTCGGGGCTTTGGGAGTTTTTCAGTGAGAACGCGGAAGCCGCGCACGACGAAGAATCCGAAAACCGGCAAGATGATGGATATTCCGGCAAGAAAAACGTTACATTTCACGATGAGCAAGTCACTCAAGGAAGTTCTTATTGAGGAGTAA